In Monodelphis domestica isolate mMonDom1 chromosome 4, mMonDom1.pri, whole genome shotgun sequence, one DNA window encodes the following:
- the ZNF541 gene encoding zinc finger protein 541 isoform X2, with product MDQYSLGDDGALQSEMHLPGFSESQGLNCSDTLNRDLCPNTRDLLYAGLSSLDLDPGLPTPDMASEALEDNLDALSLYSGKEGDSAKLLEEYADSDSQPSLQDLGLGVLKASKEADEGGRASSGSARKGKRQHSSPQNPFLDCSLCGKVFSSASSLSKHYLTHSQERKHVCKICSKAFKRQDHLTGHMLTHQKTKPFVCIEQGCSKSYCDYRSLRRHYEVQHGLCILKEAPPEEEACGDSPHAHEAASQPGPSSLRPLVPSEARSPSSLLPNRDLLRCIVSSIVHQKLPSPGPATAGAPDIDGRASLGPCPPSAGSVSCTPASALAPTGALGIETPEEPRPPRKDAAPSDMFTVIHSGNLAAMAPGGENGASDPADSELPFLPLPSAGLESWSDGGTLPCLPLFRGQAVSASSQPSSHNFQWVRNLPGCPKSKGNSVYVVHKPPAVSARDASEPGPGPGAVSPLLDPLAPAGTGPEDVLSFPPTLLKAPGDALSDARFAGGEDSSWPSQRNKYDCEPFPWQSPGELGLQDVQKPSGLPPESTPLFRQLFLKSQESLVSHEQMQVFQMITKSQRIFSHTQVAAAPSQLPLPETKQALLKPLQGVWQQPLAPGADSFHALPGNPEQEGSPARRRKTQALFPRESSPGSTRRDSKGGPKGAPTLPSLGSSLDPCGNPDPSITKQLRSAKGNVGLGDVFSPAHTRPSPSGAEEPSGGQFHSKLSQAENGASSATKSDKSQACAREMGYRLFSGSTRAQRFSGFRKDKVKMDMCCAASPSQVAMASFSSAGASADPARDMKSKLTIFNRIQGGNIYRLPNPAREESLVTGCDQLNGVSPAWTEPRSSYVCKNCSQMFYTEKGLSSHMCFHSDQWPSPRGRQEQQVYSAEYCKPQRLVLRPEGEGQSSPGAKRPLEDLAAAPLVTPVSVPVPAGSRPPGSLAKGHERASREERDTKETSQHRKRKKRPQPKALFIPPPTSVFGEIQPGPGGCYQSCLRSPVFLVDHLLKGLFQCSPYTPPPMLSPIREGSGLYFNTLFSTSSHSGPDRLYGAVLDQVDGSFGIAVVKDDTKISIEPHINIGSRFQAEIPKPRESSLAESDQHGASLVWKPWGDVMTNPDTQDRVTELCNVACSSVMPGGGTNLELALHCLHEAQGDIRDALETLLLRGPQKAPSHPLADYRYTGSDIWTPVEKRLFKKAFCAHKKDFYLIHKTIQTKNVAQCVEYYYIWKKMIKFDCGRAPGLEKRVKREQDEVACSPRDRLSHRPTPELKIKTKSYRREASVTSSPTIGPKRTPEPPGSAESQGVFPCRECERVFDKIKSRNAHMKRHRLQEHVEPLVRMKWPVKPFRSEPREEEDEEEAGAEGGPLRW from the exons ATGGACCAGTACAGCCTTGGGGATGATGGTGCCCTTCAGTCAGAGATGCATCTTCCTGGATTTTCGGAGAGCCAGGGGCTAAACTGTAGTGACACCCTCAATCGGGATCTGTGCCCCAACACAAGAGACCTGCTCTATGCTGGCCTGAGCAGCTTGGACCTAGACCCTGGCCTCCCAACGCCTGATATGGCCAGTGAGGCTCTGGAGGACAATCTCGATGCCCTCTCCTTATATTCAGGGAAGGAGGGGGACTCGGCAAAGCTGCTGGAAGAGTATGCTGATTCGGACTCACAGCCTTCCTTGCAGG ATCTAGGGCTGGGCGTTCTGAAGGCGTCGAAGGAGGCGGACGAAGGAGGCAGGGCCAGCTCGGGCAGTGCCAGGAAAGGAAAGCGTCAGCACAGCTCCCCCCAGAACCCGTTCCTGGATTGCAGCCTCTGTGGAAAGGTGTTCAGCAGTGCCAGCTCCCTTAGCAAACACTACCTGACACACAGCCAGGAAAGGAAACACGTTTGCAAAATCTGCAGCAAAGCGTTCAAACGCCAGGACCACCT GACAGGACACATGCTGACCCATCAGAAAACCAAACCCTTCGTGTGCATTGAGCAGGGCTGCAGCAAGAGCTACTGTGACTATCGCTCCCTGCGCCGGCACTATGAAGTGCAGCATGGCCTGTGTATCCTGAAAGAGGCTCCCCCTGAAGAGGAAGCCTGCGGAGACTCGCCCCATGCCCATGAGGCAGCCAGCCAGCCTGGGCCCAGCAGCCTCCGACCCCTGGTGCCCTCTGAGGCCCGCTCCCCCAGCTCCCTCCTGCCCAACCGAGACCTGCTTCGCTGCATTGTGAGCAGTATTGTCCACCAGAAGCTTCCCTCACCTGGCCCTGCCACTGCAGGGGCACCAGATATTGATGGGAGGGCCTCCCTGGGCCCCTGTCCGCCCTCTGCAGGCTCTGTTTCCTGTACTCCTGCCAGTGCCCTGGCACCTACAGGAGCCCTGGGCATTGAGACCCCCGAGGAGCCTCGTCCCCCAAGAAAGGATGCTGCTCCCTCTGACATGTTCACGGTTATCCATTCGGGGAATTTGGCAGCAATGGCTCCAGGGGGAGAGAATGGAGCCTCTGACCCAGCTGATTCAGAACTGCCTTTTCTCCCACTTCCATCTGCTGGGCTTGAAAGTTGGTCTGATGGGGGAACCTTGCCATGCTTGCCTCTCTTCCGAGGTCAGGCAGTCTCAGCCAGCTCCCAGCCATCTAGTCACAACTTCCAGTGGGTCAGGAACCTGCCTGGCTGCCCCAAGAGCAAAGGGAACAGTGTTTATGTTGTCCACAAGCCGCCTGCGGTCTCTGCTCGGGATGCCTCGGAGCCAGGGCCTGGGCCTGGGGCTGTGTCCCCTCTGTTGGACCCTTTAGCTCCAGCGGGCACTGGTCCAGAGGATgtactctctttccctcccacgcTTCTGAAGGCACCAGGGGATGCCTTGAGTGATGCCAGGTTTGCTGGTGGGGAGGACAGCTCCTGGCCCTCCCAGAGGAACAAGTATGACTGTGAGCCCTTCCCCTGGCAGAGTCCAGGGGAGCTGGGCCTCCAGGATGTGCAGAAGCCAAGTGGGCTCCCACCCGAGAGTACCCCACTGTTCAGGCAGCTTTTCCTCAAGTCCCAGGAGTCCCTGGTGAGCCATGAGCAAATGCAGGTTTTTCAGATGATCACCAAATCTCAGAGGATCTTCTCTCACACCCAGGTAGCAGCAGCTCCCTCTCAGCTCCCACTCCCAGAGACCAAGCAGGCTTTGCTGAAACCGCTGCAAGGTGTGTGGCAGCAGCCTCTGGCCCCAGGGGCCGACTCATTCCATGCTCTCCCTGGAAACCCAGAACAGGAGGGGTCGCCGGCCCGCAGGAGAAAGACCCAGGCCCTGTTTCCAAGAGAGTCTTCACCTGGAAGCACAAGGCGGGACTCCAAGGGAGGGCCAAAAGGGGCCCCTACTTTGCCTTCCCTTGGGTCATCCCTGGACCCTTGTGGGAATCCAGATCCTTCGATAACCAAGCAGTTGCGGTCGGCAAAAGGGAATGTGGGTCTGGGGGATGTTTTTTCCCCAGCTCATACCCGGCCGTCTCCGTCTGGGGCAGAAGAGCCATCTGGAGGCCAGTTCCATTCAAAGCTGTCTCAGGCAGAGAATGGAGCCTCCTCGGCCACTAAAAGTGACAAGAGTCAGGCCTGTGCCAGAGAAATGGGCTATCGACTCTTCTCTGGCAGCACCCGGGCCCAGCGATTCTCCGGTTTCCGCAAGGACAAAGTGAAGATGGACATGTGCTGTGCGGCGTCTCCAAGCCAGGTAGCCATGGCTTCCTTCTCCTCGGCCGGAGCCTCGGCAGACCCCGCGCGGGACATGAAGTCTAAGCTGACCATCTTCAACAGGATCCAA GGTGGAAATATCTACAGACTGCCCAACCCAGCGAGGGAAGAGAGCTTGGTGACAGGATG TGACCAGCTTAATGGCGTCTCTCCAGCCTGGACCGAGCCCAGGAGCTCCTACGTCTGCAAGAACTGTAGCCAGATGTTTTACACTGAGAAGGGGCTGAGCAGCCACATGTGCTTTCACAGTGACCAGTGGCCATCACCGAGAGGGAGACAGGAGCAACAG GTGTATAGTGCAGAGTATTGCAAACCCCAGAGATTGGTCCTGAGGCCAGAGGGGGAGGGACAAAGTTCCCCAGGAGCCAAGAGGCCCTTAGAAGACCTCGCTGCAGCGCCCTTGGTGACCCCCGTGTCTGTCCCTGTGCCAGCTGGGAGCAGACCCCCAGGGAGCCTGGCCAAG GGACATGAGAGGGCTAGCCGGGAAGAGAGAGACACTAAGGAAACCAGccaacacagaaaaagaaaaaaacgcCCCCAGCCCAAGGCATTATTTATCCCTCCTCCAACCTCTGTCTTTGGAGAGATTCAGCCAGGCCCTGGTGGCTGCTATCAGAGCTGCCTTCGTTCACCTGTGTTCCTGGTTGACCATCTCCTGAAGGGTTTATTCCAGTGTTCTCCATATACACCACCTCCAATGCTTAGTCCAATCCGTGAAGGGTCAGGACTGTATTTCAACACTCTCTTCTCCACGTCTAGTCATTCTGGTCCCGACAGGCTTTATGGGGCTGTGCTGG ACCAAGTGGATGGCTCTTTTGGAATTGCTGTGGTCAAAGATGACACCAAGATCAGCATTGAACC ACACATCAATATAGGGAGCCGGTTCCAGGCAGAGATACCGAAGCCCAGAGAGAGTTCTCTGGCAGAAAGCGACCAGCATGGTGCTTCACTGGTGTGGAAGCCGTGGGGAGATGTGATGACCAACCCAGATACTCAAGACAGAG TGACTGAACTGTGTAATGTGGCCTGCTCCAGTGTGATGCCAGGAGGCGGGACCAATCTGGAACTTGCACTGCACTGCCTGCATGAGGCCCAGGGTGATATACGG GATGCTCTAGAGACCCTGTTACTCAGAGGACCCCAGAAGGCTCCGTCTCATCCTCTTGCTGACTATCGTTACACAG GTTCAGATATCTGGACTCCTGTGGAGAAGAGGCTGTTTAAGAAGGCTTTTTGTGCTCATAAGAAGGATTTTTATCTGATACACAAGACG ATTCAGACAAAGAATGTGGCCCAGTGTGTTGAGTATTACTATAtctggaaaaaaatgataaagtttGACTGCGGCCGAGCCCCAGGGCTAGAAAAGAGGGTCAAGAGAGAGCAGGATGAG GTGGCCTGCAGTCCTCGAGACCGGCTCAGTCACCGGCCAACCCCAGAGCTGAAGATCAAAACTAAGAGTTACAGGAGAGAGGCCAGTGTCACCTCCAGCCCCACCATTGGCCCCAAGAGGACACCTGAGCCGCCAGGGAGTGCTGAGAGCCAGGGGGTGTTCCCATGCCGGGAGTGTGAGAG GGTATTTGATAAGATCAAGAGTCGGAATGCCCATATGAAGCGCCATCGCCTGCAGGAACACGTGGAGCCTCTGGTCAGAATGAAGTGGCCCGTGAAGCCCTTCAGGAGTGAGCCTCgagaggaggaagatgaggaggaagctGGGGCCGAGGGGGGCCCCCTCCGGTGGTGA